In one Nicotiana tomentosiformis chromosome 6, ASM39032v3, whole genome shotgun sequence genomic region, the following are encoded:
- the LOC138894906 gene encoding uncharacterized protein has translation MGIVETNGVDFAVFQMTDSAERWWRDFMLPRPDGSPTLTWEQFSQLFLEKFLPITLREDFRRQIERLKQGSMTVTQYETCFVDLARHALLLIPTEGERVIRFIEGLTHPIRLQMANETGCEISFQAAVNVARRIEMVLAQERGQGSDKRPRQFGGFSSASYGGRGNFGRGHPPRPFHSALHASYSAPSTLISEPPIQSFQGGYSV, from the coding sequence atgggtatagttgagactaatggggtcgattttgcggtatttcagatgacggattCTGCcgagaggtggtggagagattttatgttGCCCAGACCAGACGGGTCGCCTACGCTGACATGGGAACAGTTCTcacaactatttctagagaagttcctccctatcacattgagagaggattttcgCAGGCAGATTGAGCGTCTcaagcagggcagtatgactgttactcagtacgagacctgttttgtggatctagctcgtcatgctctccttttaattcctactgagggagagagagtgataaggtttattgagggacttactcaccctatcaggcttcagatggccaatgAGACCGGatgtgagatttcctttcaggcggctgttaatgttgctaggaggatcgagatggttcttgcacaggaaagagggcaggggtctgataagaggcctcggcagttcggtgggttcagtaGTGCCTCgtatggaggcaggggtaattttggtaggggtcatcctcccaggccgtttcattcagcgctccacgcatcctacagtgcaccatcaACTCTTATCAGTGAACCTCCgatccagagttttcagggtggttactcagttTGA